The proteins below are encoded in one region of Cucurbita pepo subsp. pepo cultivar mu-cu-16 chromosome LG10, ASM280686v2, whole genome shotgun sequence:
- the LOC111804025 gene encoding TSL-kinase interacting protein 1-like isoform X4 produces the protein MEGQKNWGKDDLKNAQSSVDRTNPTEMTERSPLLHLYPTQMPHPRTKIKLQLFPINEKTRIALEKDGYHPHLELTLRARKKMSSVLNHLISKWGCSNAARGELTLFPYSKPSNLVCGLKWTLKDSDISAGDVYAAVGGSSIFRLRYGWVSTSIPKLHSSSKGLERGCGSIVRIIDGECKQSEQMVDEIKSSNMNDLNNPAAPEKIVDCPFNPVGNEPPLDYDHQLSSECGILQLDSISNISVGGLLSEASLLGKCSSWSSKVTRGNAGVQPAEVITDSLDACIAAAKMRFSEVPKQHHSDQHSSILDAEQTCDAFAMKRLSSSSKNTPSLDARSWGTFQEADSKLFKFPKTPQAHNRSELSQDPADKESKTDLMFCSRVYHDESSLGLSRINWSDSLGPFDLDLPVSR, from the exons ATGGAAGGGCAGAAAAATTGGGGAAAAG ATGACTTGAAGAATGCACAGAGTTCGGTTGATCGAACTAATCCGACAGAAATGACAGAGAGGTCAcctcttcttcatctttatCCCACACAGATGCCCCACCCTCGCACAAAGATCAAGCTTCAACTTTTtccaataaatgaaaagaccCGCATAGCATTGGAAAAG gatGGATATCACCCACATTTGGAACTGACTTTAAGGGCTCGAAAGAAAATGTCTTCGGTATTAAATCATCTTATTAGCAAATGGGGATGCTCTAATGCAGCACGAGGGGAGCTCACACTTTTTCCATACAGTAAGCCATCAAATCTTGTCTGTGGTTTAAAATGGACTCTGAAAGATAGTGACATCAGTGCTGGAGATGTCTATGCAGCTGTTGGTGGTTCTTCAATTTTCCGCTTAAG GTACGGCTGGGTCTCCACATCCATTCCTAAACTCCATTCATCCTCGAAAGGCTTGGAGAGAGGTTGCGGTAGTATCGTGCGTATCATAGATGGCGAATGCAAACAATCTGAGCAAATGGTGGATGAGATCAAGTCAAGCAATATGAATGATCTGAATAACCCTGCTGCACCAGAGAAGATAGTGGACTGTCCATTTAATCCAGTG GGTAATGAGCCACCGTTAGATTATGATCATCAGTTGTCATCAGAATGTGGAATCCTGCAGTTAGATAGTATATCAAACATAAGCGTGGGAGGCCTCTTGTCTGAAGCTTCCTTATTGGGAAAATGCAGTAGCTGGAGTTCAAAGGTAACAAGGGGCAATGCAGGCGTGCAGCCAGCTGAAGTAATTACTGATTCCCTTGATGCATGCATTGCTGCGGCCAAGATGAGATTTTCTGAAGTTCCAAAGCAGCACCATAGTGATCAAC ATTCGTCTATTTTGGATGCTGAGCAGACTTGTGATGCATTTGCTATGAAAAGGCTCTCTTCGTCGAGCAAAAATACTCCTTCTCTAGATGCCAGATCTTGGGGCACCTTCCAAGAGGCTGATTCCAAGTTAttcaaatttcctaaaacACCTCAG GCCCATAACCGATCTGAGCTTTCTCAAGATCCTGCTGATAAAGAATCCAAGACTGATCTGATGTTCTGTTCGCGGGTTTATCATGATGAAAGCAGCCTTGGGCTGTCAAGAATCAATTGG AGCGACTCCTTGGGACCCTTTGATCTTGACTTGCCTGTTTCCCGCTAG
- the LOC111804024 gene encoding crossover junction endonuclease EME1B isoform X2 → MSRPIVLSDEEDQYSTPLPIPSKKRRTESHAFPSIKSTVLVLDDDPTPQKSGSNSAASFVPETPLSQPPSSDVVIVKCTKVPLDLPARDLNSDHKFAGISGLICLESGSESESDSLKKRCGPSEWIGSDCDDMKNLGSTSKFDSAGSGPSIGNDDLQEISGDTKPSTVGRDDYIYQVHDFPEKENVGMEQNDNTIKATGRKSDAEKNKNVDKAMRKKATKDDKIRLMEEKKKKKELEKLQKAAQKAEAAEMRKMQKEKQKWEKGKLALKSIVAEIDAKVVELGSVGGHLLTRFAEKGITFRIKSNPIERSIVWTMKAPEHISEGLEIAYVLLMYEAENFCELLSKESLVHHVARVQSHYPSYTICYLTNRLMAFINKREQEKYKNSASSNGWIRPPVEEELAKLTTHFVKVRSRQCVDEAEVADHIVGLTCSLASCQFRKKLTHLSVNANGSIIPKNCIDRNMIKKSLWLKALVAIPKVQPRFAVAIWKKYPTMKSLLSVYMDPCKSVHEKEFLLKDLTIEGLLGDDRRLGEMCSKRVYRILMAQSGSMRTDDVEEGADMFRSQSP, encoded by the exons ATGTCCCGGCCGATTGTCCTGTCCGACGAGGAGGACCAGTACTCTACACCTCTTCCGATCCCCTCCAAGAAACGTCGAACTGAGTCACATGCCTTTCCCAGTATAAAATCCACCGTTCTTGTGCTTGATGATGATCCGACTCCACAAAAATCCGGTAGCAACTCTGCGGCCTCGTTCGTGCCGGAGACGCCTCTCTCTCAGCCTCCGAGCTCTGACGTCGTGATTGTTAAATGTACGAAGGTGCCATTGGACTTGCCTGCTAGGGATTTGAATTCGGACCATAAGTTCGCTG GAATCAGTGGATTGATATGCTTGGAGTCCGGTAGTGAATCTGAAAGTGATTCTCTGAAGAAAAGGTGTGGACCGAGTGAATGGATCGGTTCTGACTGTGATGACATGAAGAACTTAGGATCGACTTCTAAATTTGACTCGGCAGGATCGGGACCTTCTATTG GGAATGATGATCTGCAGGAAATTTCAGGGGATACGAAGCCTTCAACTGTTGGCCGAgatgattatatatatcaG GTTCATGATTTtcctgaaaaggaaaatgttggAATGGAGCAGAATGATAACACTATAAAAGCAACAGGAAGGAAATCCGATGCcgagaagaacaaaaacgtTGATAAAGCAATGAGGAAGAAGGCAACTAAAGATGACAAAATTCGCTTaatggaagagaagaagaaaaagaaggaa CTAGAGAAGTTGCAAAAGGCGGCCCAGAAGGCTGAAGCTGCAGAAATGAGGAAAATGCAGAAAGAGAAGCAAAAGTGGGAAAAGGGGAAACTTGCATTGAAGTCCATTGTAGCAGAAATTGATGCTAAAGTAGTGGAGTTGGGATCAGTTGGTG GTCATCTGCTAACAAGGTTTGCTGAAAAAGGGATTACATTCCGTATCAAGTCTAATCCAATTGAAAGGTCAATTGTGTGGACTATGAAGGCTCCAGAGCATATTTCAGAG GGACTGGAGATTGCATATGTATTACTAATGTACGAGGCTGAAAATTTTTGTGAGCTTCTTAGCAAGGAGTCACTTGTGCATCACGTTGCCAGAGTTCAAAGCCATTACCCATCGTACACTATCTGTTACCTCACCAATAGGTTAATGGCATTTATCAATAAAAG GGAACAGGAGAAGTACAAGAACTCAGCAAGCAGTAATGGTTGGATACGTCCACCTGTTGAGGAG GAATTGGCAAAATTGACTACTCATTTTGTCAAGGTACGTTCTAGGCAGTGTGTAGATGAAGCTGAGGTAGCTGACCATATTGTTGGTTTGACTTGCAGTCTGGCATCCTGCCAATTCAG GAAAAAGCTGACACATCTATCCGTCAATGCAAATGGATCCATTATACCCAAAAATTGTATTGACAGGAATATGATAAAGAAGAGCTTGTG GTTAAAAGCTTTGGTAGCAATTCCAAAGGTACAACCACGGTTTGCCGTAGCAATATGGAAGAAATATCCAACCATGAAATCTCTTTTGAGTGTGTACATGGATCCATGTAAATCT GTGCATGAAAAGGAATTTCTGCTGAAAGACTTGACGATCGAAGGGTTACTCGGTGATGATAGAAGATTAGGAGAGATGTGTTCAAAGAGAGTATACAGGATACTTATGGCTCAAAGTGGAAGCATGAGAACCGATGACGTTGAGGAGGGTGCTGACATGTTCAGATCCCAGTCgccttaa
- the LOC111804025 gene encoding TSL-kinase interacting protein 1-like isoform X3 — translation MKTGRHPDGRAEKLGKRADDLKNAQSSVDRTNPTEMTERSPLLHLYPTQMPHPRTKIKLQLFPINEKTRIALEKDGYHPHLELTLRARKKMSSVLNHLISKWGCSNAARGELTLFPYSKPSNLVCGLKWTLKDSDISAGDVYAAVGGSSIFRLRYGWVSTSIPKLHSSSKGLERGCGSIVRIIDGECKQSEQMVDEIKSSNMNDLNNPAAPEKIVDCPFNPVGNEPPLDYDHQLSSECGILQLDSISNISVGGLLSEASLLGKCSSWSSKVTRGNAGVQPAEVITDSLDACIAAAKMRFSEVPKQHHSDQHSSILDAEQTCDAFAMKRLSSSSKNTPSLDARSWGTFQEADSKLFKFPKTPQAHNRSELSQDPADKESKTDLMFCSRVYHDESSLGLSRINWSDSLGPFDLDLPVSR, via the exons ATGAAAACAGGCAGGCACCCAGATGGAAGGGCAGAAAAATTGGGGAAAAG AGCAGATGACTTGAAGAATGCACAGAGTTCGGTTGATCGAACTAATCCGACAGAAATGACAGAGAGGTCAcctcttcttcatctttatCCCACACAGATGCCCCACCCTCGCACAAAGATCAAGCTTCAACTTTTtccaataaatgaaaagaccCGCATAGCATTGGAAAAG gatGGATATCACCCACATTTGGAACTGACTTTAAGGGCTCGAAAGAAAATGTCTTCGGTATTAAATCATCTTATTAGCAAATGGGGATGCTCTAATGCAGCACGAGGGGAGCTCACACTTTTTCCATACAGTAAGCCATCAAATCTTGTCTGTGGTTTAAAATGGACTCTGAAAGATAGTGACATCAGTGCTGGAGATGTCTATGCAGCTGTTGGTGGTTCTTCAATTTTCCGCTTAAG GTACGGCTGGGTCTCCACATCCATTCCTAAACTCCATTCATCCTCGAAAGGCTTGGAGAGAGGTTGCGGTAGTATCGTGCGTATCATAGATGGCGAATGCAAACAATCTGAGCAAATGGTGGATGAGATCAAGTCAAGCAATATGAATGATCTGAATAACCCTGCTGCACCAGAGAAGATAGTGGACTGTCCATTTAATCCAGTG GGTAATGAGCCACCGTTAGATTATGATCATCAGTTGTCATCAGAATGTGGAATCCTGCAGTTAGATAGTATATCAAACATAAGCGTGGGAGGCCTCTTGTCTGAAGCTTCCTTATTGGGAAAATGCAGTAGCTGGAGTTCAAAGGTAACAAGGGGCAATGCAGGCGTGCAGCCAGCTGAAGTAATTACTGATTCCCTTGATGCATGCATTGCTGCGGCCAAGATGAGATTTTCTGAAGTTCCAAAGCAGCACCATAGTGATCAAC ATTCGTCTATTTTGGATGCTGAGCAGACTTGTGATGCATTTGCTATGAAAAGGCTCTCTTCGTCGAGCAAAAATACTCCTTCTCTAGATGCCAGATCTTGGGGCACCTTCCAAGAGGCTGATTCCAAGTTAttcaaatttcctaaaacACCTCAG GCCCATAACCGATCTGAGCTTTCTCAAGATCCTGCTGATAAAGAATCCAAGACTGATCTGATGTTCTGTTCGCGGGTTTATCATGATGAAAGCAGCCTTGGGCTGTCAAGAATCAATTGG AGCGACTCCTTGGGACCCTTTGATCTTGACTTGCCTGTTTCCCGCTAG
- the LOC111804025 gene encoding TSL-kinase interacting protein 1-like isoform X2, whose product MKTGRHPDGRAEKLGKRCGTSADTIGVQKYRKIISQEIKSLDNAHIEDDLKNAQSSVDRTNPTEMTERSPLLHLYPTQMPHPRTKIKLQLFPINEKTRIALEKDGYHPHLELTLRARKKMSSVLNHLISKWGCSNAARGELTLFPYSKPSNLVCGLKWTLKDSDISAGDVYAAVGGSSIFRLRYGWVSTSIPKLHSSSKGLERGCGSIVRIIDGECKQSEQMVDEIKSSNMNDLNNPAAPEKIVDCPFNPVGNEPPLDYDHQLSSECGILQLDSISNISVGGLLSEASLLGKCSSWSSKVTRGNAGVQPAEVITDSLDACIAAAKMRFSEVPKQHHSDQHSSILDAEQTCDAFAMKRLSSSSKNTPSLDARSWGTFQEADSKLFKFPKTPQAHNRSELSQDPADKESKTDLMFCSRVYHDESSLGLSRINWSDSLGPFDLDLPVSR is encoded by the exons ATGAAAACAGGCAGGCACCCAGATGGAAGGGCAGAAAAATTGGGGAAAAGGTGTGGGACATCTGCTGACACGATTGGAGTTCAGAAGTATAGAAAGATAATTTCTCAGGAGATAAAATCTCTTGATAATGCACACATTGAAG ATGACTTGAAGAATGCACAGAGTTCGGTTGATCGAACTAATCCGACAGAAATGACAGAGAGGTCAcctcttcttcatctttatCCCACACAGATGCCCCACCCTCGCACAAAGATCAAGCTTCAACTTTTtccaataaatgaaaagaccCGCATAGCATTGGAAAAG gatGGATATCACCCACATTTGGAACTGACTTTAAGGGCTCGAAAGAAAATGTCTTCGGTATTAAATCATCTTATTAGCAAATGGGGATGCTCTAATGCAGCACGAGGGGAGCTCACACTTTTTCCATACAGTAAGCCATCAAATCTTGTCTGTGGTTTAAAATGGACTCTGAAAGATAGTGACATCAGTGCTGGAGATGTCTATGCAGCTGTTGGTGGTTCTTCAATTTTCCGCTTAAG GTACGGCTGGGTCTCCACATCCATTCCTAAACTCCATTCATCCTCGAAAGGCTTGGAGAGAGGTTGCGGTAGTATCGTGCGTATCATAGATGGCGAATGCAAACAATCTGAGCAAATGGTGGATGAGATCAAGTCAAGCAATATGAATGATCTGAATAACCCTGCTGCACCAGAGAAGATAGTGGACTGTCCATTTAATCCAGTG GGTAATGAGCCACCGTTAGATTATGATCATCAGTTGTCATCAGAATGTGGAATCCTGCAGTTAGATAGTATATCAAACATAAGCGTGGGAGGCCTCTTGTCTGAAGCTTCCTTATTGGGAAAATGCAGTAGCTGGAGTTCAAAGGTAACAAGGGGCAATGCAGGCGTGCAGCCAGCTGAAGTAATTACTGATTCCCTTGATGCATGCATTGCTGCGGCCAAGATGAGATTTTCTGAAGTTCCAAAGCAGCACCATAGTGATCAACATTCGTCTATTTTGGATGCTGAGCAGACTTGTGATGCATTTGCTATGAAAAGGCTCTCTTCGTCGAGCAAAAATACTCCTTCTCTAGATGCCAGATCTTGGGGCACCTTCCAAGAGGCTGATTCCAAGTTAttcaaatttcctaaaacACCTCAG GCCCATAACCGATCTGAGCTTTCTCAAGATCCTGCTGATAAAGAATCCAAGACTGATCTGATGTTCTGTTCGCGGGTTTATCATGATGAAAGCAGCCTTGGGCTGTCAAGAATCAATTGG AGCGACTCCTTGGGACCCTTTGATCTTGACTTGCCTGTTTCCCGCTAG
- the LOC111804024 gene encoding crossover junction endonuclease EME1B isoform X1: MSRPIVLSDEEDQYSTPLPIPSKKRRTESHAFPSIKSTVLVLDDDPTPQKSGSNSAASFVPETPLSQPPSSDVVIVKCTKVPLDLPARDLNSDHKFAGISGLICLESGSESESDSLKKRCGPSEWIGSDCDDMKNLGSTSKFDSAGSGPSIGNDDLQEISGDTKPSTVGRDDYIYQVHDFPEKENVGMEQNDNTIKATGRKSDAEKNKNVDKAMRKKATKDDKIRLMEEKKKKKELEKLQKAAQKAEAAEMRKMQKEKQKWEKGKLALKSIVAEIDAKVVELGSVGGHLLTRFAEKGITFRIKSNPIERSIVWTMKAPEHISESFKGLEIAYVLLMYEAENFCELLSKESLVHHVARVQSHYPSYTICYLTNRLMAFINKREQEKYKNSASSNGWIRPPVEEELAKLTTHFVKVRSRQCVDEAEVADHIVGLTCSLASCQFRKKLTHLSVNANGSIIPKNCIDRNMIKKSLWLKALVAIPKVQPRFAVAIWKKYPTMKSLLSVYMDPCKSVHEKEFLLKDLTIEGLLGDDRRLGEMCSKRVYRILMAQSGSMRTDDVEEGADMFRSQSP; this comes from the exons ATGTCCCGGCCGATTGTCCTGTCCGACGAGGAGGACCAGTACTCTACACCTCTTCCGATCCCCTCCAAGAAACGTCGAACTGAGTCACATGCCTTTCCCAGTATAAAATCCACCGTTCTTGTGCTTGATGATGATCCGACTCCACAAAAATCCGGTAGCAACTCTGCGGCCTCGTTCGTGCCGGAGACGCCTCTCTCTCAGCCTCCGAGCTCTGACGTCGTGATTGTTAAATGTACGAAGGTGCCATTGGACTTGCCTGCTAGGGATTTGAATTCGGACCATAAGTTCGCTG GAATCAGTGGATTGATATGCTTGGAGTCCGGTAGTGAATCTGAAAGTGATTCTCTGAAGAAAAGGTGTGGACCGAGTGAATGGATCGGTTCTGACTGTGATGACATGAAGAACTTAGGATCGACTTCTAAATTTGACTCGGCAGGATCGGGACCTTCTATTG GGAATGATGATCTGCAGGAAATTTCAGGGGATACGAAGCCTTCAACTGTTGGCCGAgatgattatatatatcaG GTTCATGATTTtcctgaaaaggaaaatgttggAATGGAGCAGAATGATAACACTATAAAAGCAACAGGAAGGAAATCCGATGCcgagaagaacaaaaacgtTGATAAAGCAATGAGGAAGAAGGCAACTAAAGATGACAAAATTCGCTTaatggaagagaagaagaaaaagaaggaa CTAGAGAAGTTGCAAAAGGCGGCCCAGAAGGCTGAAGCTGCAGAAATGAGGAAAATGCAGAAAGAGAAGCAAAAGTGGGAAAAGGGGAAACTTGCATTGAAGTCCATTGTAGCAGAAATTGATGCTAAAGTAGTGGAGTTGGGATCAGTTGGTG GTCATCTGCTAACAAGGTTTGCTGAAAAAGGGATTACATTCCGTATCAAGTCTAATCCAATTGAAAGGTCAATTGTGTGGACTATGAAGGCTCCAGAGCATATTTCAGAG TCTTTCAAGGGACTGGAGATTGCATATGTATTACTAATGTACGAGGCTGAAAATTTTTGTGAGCTTCTTAGCAAGGAGTCACTTGTGCATCACGTTGCCAGAGTTCAAAGCCATTACCCATCGTACACTATCTGTTACCTCACCAATAGGTTAATGGCATTTATCAATAAAAG GGAACAGGAGAAGTACAAGAACTCAGCAAGCAGTAATGGTTGGATACGTCCACCTGTTGAGGAG GAATTGGCAAAATTGACTACTCATTTTGTCAAGGTACGTTCTAGGCAGTGTGTAGATGAAGCTGAGGTAGCTGACCATATTGTTGGTTTGACTTGCAGTCTGGCATCCTGCCAATTCAG GAAAAAGCTGACACATCTATCCGTCAATGCAAATGGATCCATTATACCCAAAAATTGTATTGACAGGAATATGATAAAGAAGAGCTTGTG GTTAAAAGCTTTGGTAGCAATTCCAAAGGTACAACCACGGTTTGCCGTAGCAATATGGAAGAAATATCCAACCATGAAATCTCTTTTGAGTGTGTACATGGATCCATGTAAATCT GTGCATGAAAAGGAATTTCTGCTGAAAGACTTGACGATCGAAGGGTTACTCGGTGATGATAGAAGATTAGGAGAGATGTGTTCAAAGAGAGTATACAGGATACTTATGGCTCAAAGTGGAAGCATGAGAACCGATGACGTTGAGGAGGGTGCTGACATGTTCAGATCCCAGTCgccttaa
- the LOC111804025 gene encoding TSL-kinase interacting protein 1-like isoform X5 yields the protein MTERSPLLHLYPTQMPHPRTKIKLQLFPINEKTRIALEKDGYHPHLELTLRARKKMSSVLNHLISKWGCSNAARGELTLFPYSKPSNLVCGLKWTLKDSDISAGDVYAAVGGSSIFRLRYGWVSTSIPKLHSSSKGLERGCGSIVRIIDGECKQSEQMVDEIKSSNMNDLNNPAAPEKIVDCPFNPVGNEPPLDYDHQLSSECGILQLDSISNISVGGLLSEASLLGKCSSWSSKVTRGNAGVQPAEVITDSLDACIAAAKMRFSEVPKQHHSDQHSSILDAEQTCDAFAMKRLSSSSKNTPSLDARSWGTFQEADSKLFKFPKTPQAHNRSELSQDPADKESKTDLMFCSRVYHDESSLGLSRINWSDSLGPFDLDLPVSR from the exons ATGACAGAGAGGTCAcctcttcttcatctttatCCCACACAGATGCCCCACCCTCGCACAAAGATCAAGCTTCAACTTTTtccaataaatgaaaagaccCGCATAGCATTGGAAAAG gatGGATATCACCCACATTTGGAACTGACTTTAAGGGCTCGAAAGAAAATGTCTTCGGTATTAAATCATCTTATTAGCAAATGGGGATGCTCTAATGCAGCACGAGGGGAGCTCACACTTTTTCCATACAGTAAGCCATCAAATCTTGTCTGTGGTTTAAAATGGACTCTGAAAGATAGTGACATCAGTGCTGGAGATGTCTATGCAGCTGTTGGTGGTTCTTCAATTTTCCGCTTAAG GTACGGCTGGGTCTCCACATCCATTCCTAAACTCCATTCATCCTCGAAAGGCTTGGAGAGAGGTTGCGGTAGTATCGTGCGTATCATAGATGGCGAATGCAAACAATCTGAGCAAATGGTGGATGAGATCAAGTCAAGCAATATGAATGATCTGAATAACCCTGCTGCACCAGAGAAGATAGTGGACTGTCCATTTAATCCAGTG GGTAATGAGCCACCGTTAGATTATGATCATCAGTTGTCATCAGAATGTGGAATCCTGCAGTTAGATAGTATATCAAACATAAGCGTGGGAGGCCTCTTGTCTGAAGCTTCCTTATTGGGAAAATGCAGTAGCTGGAGTTCAAAGGTAACAAGGGGCAATGCAGGCGTGCAGCCAGCTGAAGTAATTACTGATTCCCTTGATGCATGCATTGCTGCGGCCAAGATGAGATTTTCTGAAGTTCCAAAGCAGCACCATAGTGATCAAC ATTCGTCTATTTTGGATGCTGAGCAGACTTGTGATGCATTTGCTATGAAAAGGCTCTCTTCGTCGAGCAAAAATACTCCTTCTCTAGATGCCAGATCTTGGGGCACCTTCCAAGAGGCTGATTCCAAGTTAttcaaatttcctaaaacACCTCAG GCCCATAACCGATCTGAGCTTTCTCAAGATCCTGCTGATAAAGAATCCAAGACTGATCTGATGTTCTGTTCGCGGGTTTATCATGATGAAAGCAGCCTTGGGCTGTCAAGAATCAATTGG AGCGACTCCTTGGGACCCTTTGATCTTGACTTGCCTGTTTCCCGCTAG
- the LOC111804025 gene encoding TSL-kinase interacting protein 1-like isoform X1, producing the protein MKTGRHPDGRAEKLGKRCGTSADTIGVQKYRKIISQEIKSLDNAHIEDDLKNAQSSVDRTNPTEMTERSPLLHLYPTQMPHPRTKIKLQLFPINEKTRIALEKDGYHPHLELTLRARKKMSSVLNHLISKWGCSNAARGELTLFPYSKPSNLVCGLKWTLKDSDISAGDVYAAVGGSSIFRLRYGWVSTSIPKLHSSSKGLERGCGSIVRIIDGECKQSEQMVDEIKSSNMNDLNNPAAPEKIVDCPFNPVGNEPPLDYDHQLSSECGILQLDSISNISVGGLLSEASLLGKCSSWSSKVTRGNAGVQPAEVITDSLDACIAAAKMRFSEVPKQHHSDQHSSILDAEQTCDAFAMKRLSSSSKNTPSLDARSWGTFQEADSKLFKFPKTPQAHNRSELSQDPADKESKTDLMFCSRVYHDESSLGLSRINWSDSLGPFDLDLPVSR; encoded by the exons ATGAAAACAGGCAGGCACCCAGATGGAAGGGCAGAAAAATTGGGGAAAAGGTGTGGGACATCTGCTGACACGATTGGAGTTCAGAAGTATAGAAAGATAATTTCTCAGGAGATAAAATCTCTTGATAATGCACACATTGAAG ATGACTTGAAGAATGCACAGAGTTCGGTTGATCGAACTAATCCGACAGAAATGACAGAGAGGTCAcctcttcttcatctttatCCCACACAGATGCCCCACCCTCGCACAAAGATCAAGCTTCAACTTTTtccaataaatgaaaagaccCGCATAGCATTGGAAAAG gatGGATATCACCCACATTTGGAACTGACTTTAAGGGCTCGAAAGAAAATGTCTTCGGTATTAAATCATCTTATTAGCAAATGGGGATGCTCTAATGCAGCACGAGGGGAGCTCACACTTTTTCCATACAGTAAGCCATCAAATCTTGTCTGTGGTTTAAAATGGACTCTGAAAGATAGTGACATCAGTGCTGGAGATGTCTATGCAGCTGTTGGTGGTTCTTCAATTTTCCGCTTAAG GTACGGCTGGGTCTCCACATCCATTCCTAAACTCCATTCATCCTCGAAAGGCTTGGAGAGAGGTTGCGGTAGTATCGTGCGTATCATAGATGGCGAATGCAAACAATCTGAGCAAATGGTGGATGAGATCAAGTCAAGCAATATGAATGATCTGAATAACCCTGCTGCACCAGAGAAGATAGTGGACTGTCCATTTAATCCAGTG GGTAATGAGCCACCGTTAGATTATGATCATCAGTTGTCATCAGAATGTGGAATCCTGCAGTTAGATAGTATATCAAACATAAGCGTGGGAGGCCTCTTGTCTGAAGCTTCCTTATTGGGAAAATGCAGTAGCTGGAGTTCAAAGGTAACAAGGGGCAATGCAGGCGTGCAGCCAGCTGAAGTAATTACTGATTCCCTTGATGCATGCATTGCTGCGGCCAAGATGAGATTTTCTGAAGTTCCAAAGCAGCACCATAGTGATCAAC ATTCGTCTATTTTGGATGCTGAGCAGACTTGTGATGCATTTGCTATGAAAAGGCTCTCTTCGTCGAGCAAAAATACTCCTTCTCTAGATGCCAGATCTTGGGGCACCTTCCAAGAGGCTGATTCCAAGTTAttcaaatttcctaaaacACCTCAG GCCCATAACCGATCTGAGCTTTCTCAAGATCCTGCTGATAAAGAATCCAAGACTGATCTGATGTTCTGTTCGCGGGTTTATCATGATGAAAGCAGCCTTGGGCTGTCAAGAATCAATTGG AGCGACTCCTTGGGACCCTTTGATCTTGACTTGCCTGTTTCCCGCTAG